A single window of Ovis canadensis isolate MfBH-ARS-UI-01 breed Bighorn chromosome 15, ARS-UI_OviCan_v2, whole genome shotgun sequence DNA harbors:
- the BDNF gene encoding neurotrophic factor BDNF precursor form, translated as MTILFLTMVISYFGCMKAAPMKEANLRAQGSLAYPGVRTHGTLESMNGPKVGSRGLTSSSSLADTFEHVIEELLDEDQKVRPSEENNKDADMYTSRVMLSSQVPLEPPLLFLLEEYKNYLDAANMSMRVRRHSDPARRGELSVCDSISEWVTAADKKTAVDMSGGTVTVLEKVPVSKGQLKQYFYETKCNPMGYTKEGCRGIDKRHWNSQCRTTQSYVRALTMDSKKRIGWRFIRIDTSCVCTLTIKRGR; from the coding sequence ATGACCATCCTTTTCCTTACTATGGTTATTTCATACTTCGGTTGCATGAAGGCTGCCCCCATGAAAGAAGCCAACCTCCGAGCACAAGGCAGCTTGGCCTACCCAGGTGTGCGGACCCATGGGACTCTGGAGAGCATGAATGGGCCCAAGGTGGGTTCAAGAGGCCTGACGTCCTCGTCGTCGTTGGCTGACACTTTTGAACACGTGATCGAAGAGCTGCTGGACGAGGACCAGAAAGTTCGGCCCAGCGAGGAAAACAATAAAGACGCGGACATGTACACGTCCCGGGTGATGCTCAGCAGTCAAGTGCCTTTGGagccccctctcctcttcctgctcGAGGAATACAAAAATTACCTGGATGCCGCGAACATGTCCATGAGGGTCCGGCGCCACTCGGACCCCGCCCGCCGCGGGGAGCTGAGCGTGTGCGACAGCATCAGCGAGTGGGTGACCGCAGCGGATAAAAAGACCGCAGTGGACATGTCGGGCGGGACGGTCACGGTCCTTGAAAAAGTCCCCGTCTCGAAAGGCCAGCTGAAGCAGTACTTCTACGAGACCAAGTGCAATCCCATGGGTTACACGAAGGAGGGCTGCAGGGGCATAGACAAGAGGCATTGGAACTCCCAGTGCCGAACTACCCAGTCGTACGTGCGGGCCCTCACCATGGATAGCAAAAAGCGTATTGGCTGGCGGTTCATTCGGATAGACACTTCTTGTGTATGTACACTGACCATTAAGAGGGGAAGATAG